The Coffea arabica cultivar ET-39 chromosome 8e, Coffea Arabica ET-39 HiFi, whole genome shotgun sequence genome window below encodes:
- the LOC140003786 gene encoding cadmium-induced protein AS8-like isoform X2, translated as MIIKGLFRRYQRWNPVHPTLGAFWGMGLGIGCGVGWGPGFGPEVIGYVGAGCGAGFCVGITLAGIGIGLPANYVYTLPYNAFVAARTGALGIAESNSVRSMKNVAGDGWSNLRGTIPGLQQKGSQMLPGFGIRNPLENMLDISNVKNAIFSSSTPMMNELQRIRSHFFPPHKGSKE; from the exons ATGATCATCAAGGGGTTGTTTAGAAGATATCAGCGGTGGAATCCAGTGCATCCAACATTAGGAGCCTTTTGGGGCATGGGATTAGGTATTGGTTGTGGTGTTGGATGGGGACCTGGTTTTGGTCCTGAGGTGATCGGTTATGTTGGTGCTGGTTGTGGTGCTGGATTTTGTGTTGGGATCACTCTTGCCGGTATCGGCATTGGTCTTCCGGCTAATTATGTCTACACACTTCCTTACAACG CTTTTGTGGCCGCTAGAACTGGTGCTTTGGGGATTGCTGAATCAAATAGTGTACGTAGCATGAAAAATGTTGCAGGGGATGGTTGGTCTAACTTAAGAGGAACTATCCCTGGATTGCAACAGAAAGGAAGTCAAATGTTGCCAGGGTTTGGAATCAGAAATCCTTTAGAGAACATGTTGGACATTTCTAATGTGAAAAACGCAATTTTTTCCAGCTCAACACCTATGATGAACGAGCTACAAAGAATCAGGAGTCACTTCTTTCCTCCGCACAAAG GTTCAAAAGAATGA
- the LOC140003786 gene encoding cadmium-induced protein AS8-like isoform X1, whose protein sequence is MIIKGLFRRYQRWNPVHPTLGAFWGMGLGIGCGVGWGPGFGPEVIGYVGAGCGAGFCVGITLAGIGIGLPANYVYTLPYNAFVAARTGALGIAESNSVRSMKNVAGDGWSNLRGTIPGLQQKGSQMLPGFGIRNPLENMLDISNVKNAIFSSSTPMMNELQRIRSHFFPPHKENVGSQPKG, encoded by the exons ATGATCATCAAGGGGTTGTTTAGAAGATATCAGCGGTGGAATCCAGTGCATCCAACATTAGGAGCCTTTTGGGGCATGGGATTAGGTATTGGTTGTGGTGTTGGATGGGGACCTGGTTTTGGTCCTGAGGTGATCGGTTATGTTGGTGCTGGTTGTGGTGCTGGATTTTGTGTTGGGATCACTCTTGCCGGTATCGGCATTGGTCTTCCGGCTAATTATGTCTACACACTTCCTTACAACG CTTTTGTGGCCGCTAGAACTGGTGCTTTGGGGATTGCTGAATCAAATAGTGTACGTAGCATGAAAAATGTTGCAGGGGATGGTTGGTCTAACTTAAGAGGAACTATCCCTGGATTGCAACAGAAAGGAAGTCAAATGTTGCCAGGGTTTGGAATCAGAAATCCTTTAGAGAACATGTTGGACATTTCTAATGTGAAAAACGCAATTTTTTCCAGCTCAACACCTATGATGAACGAGCTACAAAGAATCAGGAGTCACTTCTTTCCTCCGCACAAAG AGAATGTCGGTAGCCAACCAAAGGGATGA
- the LOC140012549 gene encoding G-type lectin S-receptor-like serine/threonine-protein kinase At4g27290: protein MVFCIFSAVYFLLLCFAVKFCSSTAVETISFGQSLSGSQTIVSQDGTFELGFFSTGKSNNTYLGIWYRDFAEKTTVWVASREKPISNTSRSSKLEISEDGNLVLRDESEILWSTNLVLSQPSSIEAVLLNTGNFVLRESSEPSTIFWQSFDYPTDTWLPDGKLGLRILPASSWEPQRLISWKNSEDPSPGIYSFVMDKDTSGGQLFLEWNMSARYCSTGTWTGEVFASVPEFSYTSKFTLVSTPNETYYTYSLFNKIILSRLVMDVSGQLKQLTALRGHQTWSETFSLPREQSDVYAYCGDFSYSSSSSPSSCTCLQGFVPFSNENDRINGGMRGCERKAPLLCENNTSPKGKKNGFLRISNLNPPNNSEEQQLTVEECKSACLENCFCIAYANVGSLCSMWSGALLNLKQVSDVVNNRQDLYVKVANSELQDDSGDKKRLMVIVAVVVSLVGPALGGLLIFGARKIKRRGHGKKDSSQDLLSFDFSSSNHAIDNQVKNVNNAREGSKNDFDLPLFSYASVSAATSNFSAGNKLGEGGFGPVYKGKTLKGQEIAVKRLSTRSGQGLQEFRNEILLIAKLQHRNLVRLLGGCIEQDENILVYEYMPNKSLDFFLFDPKKQVSLEWETRICIIEGIAQGLLYLHQYSRLRIIHRDLKASNILLDGEMNPKISDFGMARIFGGNNSEANTKRIVGTYGYMAPEYALDGIFSIKSDVFSFGVLVLEIVSGKKNTGFYNSNALNLIGHAWDLWILNRALELLDPSLGSPPAVAVLRCINIGLLCVQENPNDRPTMSNVVSMLCNEVVALSPPKQPAFAARRNVIKANSTSSNAESVSVNGLTFSSLEPR from the exons ATGGTATTCTGTATATTTTCTGCTGTATATTTTCTGCTTCTATGCTTTGCAGTTAAATTTTGTTCGTCCACTGCAGTGGAAACCATTTCTTTTGGCCAGAGTCTTTCAGGATCACAAACCATCGTATCACAAGATGGAACGTTTGAGTTGGGATTCTTTTCAACAGGAAAGTCTAACAACACCTATCTAGGCATCTGGTACAGAGACTTTGCAGAAAAGACCACAGTCTGGGTAGCAAGTAGAGAAAAACCAATATCTAACACTTCCAGGAGTTCAAAGCTTGAGATATCTGAGGACGGCAATCTAGTATTGCGTGATGAGTCTGAAATTTTGTGGTCAACAAATTTGGTACTATCACAACCAAGTTCAATTGAAGCAGTGCTTCTTAACACTGGAAACTTTGTACTCAGAGAAAGTTCAGAGCCATCTACAATCTTTTGGCAAAGTTTTGATTATCCTACTGATACATGGCTTCCTGATGGCAAATTGGGCTTGAGGATACTTCCTGCTTCATCTTGGGAACCGCAACGTCttatttcatggaaaaattcaGAAGATCCTTCACCTGGGATTTACTCCTTTGTGATGGACAAAGATACATCAGGAGGTCAGCTGTTCCTGGAATGGAACATGTCTGCAAGATACTGTAGTACTGGAACCTGGACAGGTGAAGTTTTTGCATCTGTTCCTGAATTCAGCTACACATCTAAATTCACTCTGGTCTCAACCCCAAATGAGACCTATTACACTTACTCTCTCTTCAATAAAATCATACTTTCAAGACTAGTAATGGATGTATCTGGACAGCTCAAACAGCTTACAGCTTTGCGTGGCCATCAAACGTGGAGTGAAACTTTTTCTCTACCTAGGGAACAATCTGATGTTTACGCATATTGTGGGGATTTCAGTTACTCCAGCAGTAGTTCACCATCCTCTTGCACATGTTTGCAAGGTTTTGttccattttcaaatgaaaatgacAGGATAAATGGTGGAATGCGTGGTTGTGAAAGGAAAGCCCCTCTGTTGTGTGAAAACAATACTTCACCAAAAGGGAAGAAGAATGGATTTTTAAGAATTTCAAACTTGAATCCACCTAATAACTCGGAAGAACAGCAGCTTACTGTGGAAGAATGCAAATCAGCTTGCttggagaattgcttctgtataGCTTATGCCAATGTTGGTAGTTTGTGCTCAATGTGGAGTGGAGCTCTACTGAATTTAAAGCAAGTCTCTGATGTTGTTAACAACAGACAAGATCTCTATGTGAAAGTTGCAAACTCTGAACTTCAAGATGATTCAG GTGATAAAAAGAGATTGATGGTAATTGTAGCAGTGGTGGTGTCATTGGTTGGACCTGCTTTAGGAGGACTCCTAATTTTCGGAGCAAGGAAGATCAAGAGAAGAG GTCACGGGAAGAAAGACTCCAGCCAGGATTTattatcatttgattttagttcCAGCAACCATGCAATAGATAATCAAGTGAAGAATGTAAACAATGCAAGGGAAGGAAGTAAGAATGATTTTGATCTACCTTTATTCAGCTATGCAAGTGTTTCTGCTGCCACAAGCAATTTTTCAGCAGGCAATAAGCTCGGGGAGGGAGGATTTGGACCAGTCTACAAG GGCAAAACTCTGAAGGGGCAAGAGATAGCAGTAAAGAGGCTTTCAACAAGATCAGGACAAGGGCTTCAAGAATTCAGAAATGAGATTCTATTGATTGCGAAACTGCAGCACAGGAATCTTGTCCGACTTTTAGGTGGTTGTATTGAGCAGGATGAGAATATACTGGTCTATGAGTACATGCCCAACAAAAGTCTAGATTTTTTCCTGTTTG ATCCCAAGAAACAAGTGTCACTAGAATGGGAGACTCGTATTTGCATCATTGAAGGGATTGCTCAAGGGCTCTTATATCTGCATCAGTATTCCAGATTGCGTATAATCCACAGAGATCTCAAAGCTAGTAACATTCTTTTAGACGGTGAAATGAACCCCAAAATATCAGATTTTGGCATGGCAAGGATATTTGGTGGCAATAATTCAGAAGCAAACACTAAAAGAATTGTTGGAACTTA CGGATACATGGCCCCTGAGTATGCACTGGACGGCATTTTCTCCATCAAATCCGATGTGTTTAGCTTTGGTGTTTTGGTGCTTGAGATAGTGAGTGGCAAGAAGAACACTGGCTTTTATAACAGCAACGCCCTTAATCTTATCGGACAT GCTTGGGACTTGTGGATTCTAAATCGCGCACTGGAATTACTGGATCCATCACTAGGTTCTCCTCCTGCTGTTGCTGTACTAAGATGCATCAACATAGGACTTCTTTGCGTGCAAGAAAATCCAAATGATCGGCCTACCATGTCCAATGTTGTCTCAATGCTTTGCAATGAAGTTGTAGCTCTTTCCCCACCAAAACAGCCTGCTTTTGCAGCAAGGAGAAATGTGATCAAGGCCAACTCAACCTCAAGCAATGCTGAAAGTGTCTCAGTTAATGGACTAACTTTTTCCTCATTAGAACCAAGATGA
- the LOC140012923 gene encoding growth-regulating factor 4-like translates to MSGTSSTSVVTVASAGGGGVGEGVGVGAGGGCYYRPPFTAVQWQELEHQAMIYKYLNAGLPVPPELVVPIRRSFEALSSRFFHHPSLGYCSYYGKKFDPEPGRCRRTDGKKWRCSKDAYPDSKYCERHMHRGRNRSRKPVESHSASQSLSTAMPHMAAGSSSSSGIFQNSGTGSFHNMPLYSVANSEGLYSGSNVTKFQLEPVSYGGDNKEYRYIHGLTPDADQHNFSPEASGSVGSLGVGSDVGNTWRLLPSQVPSSPMLKSKSDAHTLGHSSDLHIAHAFDPMMDARLSKQRQQHCFFGSEIGSPGPGKQEPHSMRPFFDEWPTTKESWSNLDDAGSNKNSFSTTQLSISIPMAHAEFSSKNSRSPDDA, encoded by the exons ATGAGTGGGACGTCATCGACGTCGGTGGTGACGGTGGCTTCTGCAGGAGGGGGAGGGGTGGGGGAGGGGGTGGGGGTTGGTGCGGGTGGAGGGTGTTATTATCGGCCACCGTTCACGGCGGTGCAGTGGCAGGAGCTGGAGCATCAAGCTATGATATACAAGTATTTAAATGCTGGCTTACCTGTTCCTCCAGAGCTTGTTGTCCCTATCCGCCGCAGCTTTGAAGCCCTTTCTTCTCGCTTCTTCCATCATCCTAGTT TGGGCTATTGCTCCTACTATGGGAAGAAATTTGACCCAGAGCCAGGTAGGTGCAGGAGGACAGATGGGAAGAAATGGAGGTGTTCTAAAGATGCTTATCCGGACTCCAAGTATTGTGAGCGGCACATGCATCGAGGCCGCAACCGTTCAAGAAAGCCTGTGGAATCTCATTCTGCTTCGCAGTCCTTGTCAACTGCGATGCCACACATGGCTGctggcagcagcagcagcagtggAATCTTCCAAAATAGTGGAACTGGAAGCTTCCACAATATGCCCTTGTATTCTGTTGCTAACTCGGAGGGTCTGTATTCCGGAAGCAATGTAACAAAGTTTCAGCTTGAGCCTGTGTCATATGGGGGTGATAATAAAGAATATAG GTATATCCATGGACTGACTCCTGATGCAGATCAGCATAATTTCTCTCCAGAAGCTTCCGGAAGTGTGGGAAGTCTTGGAGTAGGATCTGATGTAGGTAATACTTGGCGTCTACTTCCATCCCAAGTTCCATCGAGCCCCATGCTGAAATCTAAAAGTGATGCACATACACTGGGTCACTCCTCCGATCTGCATATTGCTCATGCTTTTGATCCCATGATGGATGCTAGACTGTCGAAACAGCGGCAGCAACATTGCTTCTTTGGCAGTGAGATTGGTTCCCCTGGGCCAGGAAAGCAGGAGCCGCATTCTATGCGTCCTTTCTTCGATGAGTGGCCTACGACTAAAGAATCGTGGTCCAATCTCGATGATGCTGGATCAAACAAGAATTCATTTTCTACAACCCAACTATCTATATCCATTCCAATGGCTCACGCTGAATTTTCTTCAAAGAATTCTCGTTCCCCAGATG ATGCTTGA
- the LOC113704438 gene encoding G-type lectin S-receptor-like serine/threonine-protein kinase At4g27290, giving the protein MDKECKYSQCLLLLLFACKFCLSKGVDTLSRGQSLSGNETIVSKDGTFELGFFATGRSNNVYLGIWYSSLAAKTIVWVANRVEPIFNTSQTSRLEISEDGNLVLLDHSGSIVWSTNLVSAPASSVEAVLLDNGNFVLRETSNASNLFWQSFDYPTDTWLPGAKLGYKMLSSNNSYEAQRLVSWRSTDDPAPGMFSLVLDTNTSGSEILIQWNKSVSYWNSGIWNGSMFPSAPELKYSINFTFVSDQSETYYTYSAFESAVVLWRFVMDTSGQLKLLQATRGLGYGASALTFTQPIDQSDVYAFCGEFGVFTGNYSSSCTCLEGFESTNDGAPGCARKTPQRCKTSTSPERGNAGFLPISNMKLPGNPQSLLVENADGCKSACQENCSCTAYSYGGSDCLIWIGALLDLKQAVDVKQNLLLKVATSEIQVPPTVSGNKDNSGDKKRSSIIVAVVVPLAAAILGGFIIFVTWKIKQRGGRKKESSEDLLSYDFDSSNSETDSETKNANDVRQGKKGGLILPFFSYASVCTATNNFSAGNKIGEGGFGPVYKGKSLKGQEIAVKRLSRGSGQGLKEFRNEALLIAKLQHRNLVRLLGCCNEQEESILIYEYMPNKSLDSFIFDPEKQMQIDWDTRISIIQGIAQGILYLHEYSRLRIVHRDLKASNILLDSEMNPKISDFGTARIFGGSDSKTNTKRIVGTPGYMAPEYLLEGLFSAKSDVYSFGVLVLEIVSGKKNTGFHNSDSLHLLGHAWELWNSKRALELIDPSLGCPPDVAPLRCINIGLLCIEENPNDRPAMSDVVSMLGNELAALPSPKQPAFTAIRPVINTKSISSNDQKFSVNGLTISSVEPR; this is encoded by the exons ATGGATAAAGAATGCAAGTATTCCCAATGTCTTCTGCTTCTGTTATTTGCCTGTAAATTTTGCTTGTCCAAAGGAGTTGACACCCTTTCTAGAGGCCAAAGTCTTTCAGGAAATGAAACCATTGTATCAAAAGATGGAACATTTGAATTGGGATTCTTTGCAACAGGCCGGTCTAATAATGTCTATTTAGGCATTTGGTACTCAAGTTTGGCAGCCAAGACCATAGTCTGGGTAGCGAATAGAGTAGAACCAATATTTAACACATCCCAGACTTCAAGACTTGAAATTTCTGAGGACGGTAATCTTGTATTGTTGGATCATTCTGGAAGTATTGTATGGTCAACAAATTTGGTGTCTGCACCAGCAAGTTCTGTTGAAGCTGTGCTTCTTGATAACGGAAATTTTGTACTCAGGGAAACTTCAAATGCGTCAAACTTATTCTGGCAAAGTTTTGATTATCCTACTGATACATGGCTGCCAGGAGCAAAATTGGGCTACAAGATGCTATCTTCCAATAACAGCTATGAAGCTCAACGTTTAGTTTCATGGAGAAGTACAGACGATCCCGCTCCTGGGATGTTTTCACTTGTGTTAGACACAAATACATCAGGCAGTGAAATTCTCATACAGTGGAACAAGTCTGTAAGCTATTGGAATAGTGGAATCTGGAACGGTTCAATGTTTCCCTCAGCTCCTGAACTGAAATATTCAATTAACTTCACTTTTGTTTCAGACCAAAGTGAGACATATTACACTTACTCGGCATTTGAGTCTGCTGTAGTTCTATGGAGATTCGTAATGGATACATCTGGACAGCTAAAGCTGCTACAAGCTACGCGTGGCTTGGGCTATGGAGCCTCGGCTTTAACGTTTACTCAACCAATAGATCAATCTGATGTTTATGCATTTTGTGGGGAATTTGGTGTTTTTACCGGTAACTATTCTTCCTCTTGCACATGTTTGGAAGGCTTTGAGAGCACAAATGATGGGGCTCCCGGCTGTGCACGAAAAACCCCACAGCGGTGCAAAACTAGTACCTCACCAGAAAGGGGGAACGctggatttttaccaatttcaaACATGAAACTTCCTGGTAATCCACAATCACTTCTTGTTGAAAATGCGGACGGTTGCAAATCAGCTTGTCAGGAGAACTGCTCTTGTACAGCTTATTCATATGGTGGTAGCGATTGCTTAATTTGGATTGGAGCTCTATTAGACTTAAAGCAGGCCGTGGATGTGAAACAAAACCTACTCCTGAAGGTTGCAACTTCTGAGATTCAAGTGCCTCCAACTG TTTCAGGGAACAAAGACAATTCAGGGGACAAAAAACGATCTAGTATAATTGTAGCAGTGGTGGTTCCCTTGGCAGCCGCTATTTTAGGAGGATTCATCATTTTCGTCACATGGAAGATCAAGCAAAGAG GCGGTCGGAAGAAAGAATCAAGCGAGGATCTACTATCATATGATTTTGATTCCAGCAACAGTGAAACAGATAGTGAAACGAAGAATGCAAATGATGTTAGGCAAGGAAAAAAGGGTGGTCTTATTCTACCCTTTTTCAGCTATGCAAGTGTGTGCACCGCTACAAACAATTTCTCAGCAGGCAATAAGATTGGTGAGGGAGGATTTGGTCCAGTCTACAAA GGCAAATCCCTAAAGGGACAGGAGATAGCTGTCAAGAGGCTTTCAAGAGGATCTGGACAAGGGCTGAAGGAATTCAGAAATGAAGCTTTGTTAATTGCAAAGCTGCAGCACAGGAATCTTGTTCGGCTTTTAGGCTGTTGCAATGAGCAGGAAGAAAGTATACTGATCTATGAGTACATGCCGAATAAAAGCCTAGATTCTTTCATATTTG ATCCTGAGAAACAAATGCAAATAGACTGGGACACTCGTATTAGCATCATTCAAGGGATTGCACAAGGGATACTATATCTGCACGAGTACTCAAGGTTGCGCATTGTTCATAGAGATCTTAAAGCTAGTAACATCTTATTAGACAGTGAAATGAACCCCAAAATATCAGATTTTGGCACCGCAAGGATATTTGGTGGAAGTGATTCAAAAACCAATACAAAAAGGATTGTTGGAACTCC TGGCTATATGGCCCCAGAGTACCTACTGGAAGGCCTTTTCTCTGCCAAATCTGATGTGTACAGCTTCGGTGTATTGGTGCTTGAAATTGTGAGTGGCAAGAAGAACACTGGCTTTCATAATAGCGACtcccttcaccttcttggacaT GCCTGGGAGCTTTGGAATTCAAAACGAGCACTGGAACTAATCGATCCATCACTAGGTTGTCCTCCTGATGTTGCTCCATTGAGATGCATTAACATAGGGCTTCTCTGCATTGAAGAAAATCCAAATGATCGGCCTGCCATGTCTGATGTTGTCTCGATGCTTGGCAATGAACTTGCAGCTCTTCCCTCACCAAAGCAACCTGCATTTACTGCAATCAGACCTGTGATTAATACCAAATCAATCTCAAGCAATGATCAAAAGTTTTCAGTAAATGGCCTAACCATTTCATCTGTTGAACCAAGATGA
- the LOC140012893 gene encoding MOB kinase activator-like 1A, with the protein MSLFGLGRNQRTFRPKKSAPSGSKGAQLRKHIDATLGSGNLREAVRLPPGEDINEWLAVNTVDFFNQVNLLYGTLTEFCTPENCQTMTAGPKYEYRWADGVQIKKPIEVSAPKYVEYLMDWIESQLDDESLFPQKLGAPFPANFKDVVKTIFKRLFRVYAHIYHSHFQKIVSLKEEAHLNTCFKHFILFTHEFQLIDKKELAPLHELIESIIVPY; encoded by the exons GAACCAGAGGACGTTCCGCCCCAAAAAAAGTGCACCCTCGGGAAGTAAG GGGGCACAGCTGAGAAAGCACATTGATGCTACTTTAGGTAGTGGAAACCTGAGAGAAGCTGTAAGGTTGCCACCAGGAGAAGATATTAACGAATGGCTCGCTGTTAACA CTGTAGATTTCTTCAACCAGGTGAATCTGCTTTATGGCACTCTTACAGAATTCTGTACGCCAGAGAATTGCCAAACAATGACCGCTGGCCCTAA GTATGAGTATAGATGGGCTGATGGTGTACAGATCAAGAAACCTATTGAAGTTTCAGCGCCAAAGTATGTTGAGTACCTCATGGACTGGATTGAATCTCAGTTGGATGATGAGTCCCTATTTCCTCAAAAGCTTG GTGCACCATTTCCTGCCAACTTCAAGGATGTGGTGAAGACAATATTCAAACGCCTGTTCCGTGTATATGCACATATTTATCACTCTCATTTTCAGAAGATTGTGAGTCTTAAGGAGGAGGCGCATCTAAATACTTGCTTcaaacatttcattctttttactCAT GAATTTCAGCTGATTGACAAGAAGGAGCTGGCTCCTCTTCATGAGCTTATAGAGTCCATTATTGTCCCTTACTGA